The following are encoded together in the Flavobacterium haoranii genome:
- a CDS encoding EamA family transporter, with product MSNNNLIKGVALVGLGATSYGMLATFVKLAYKENFTTAEVTVAQFVYGIIGILIIMLLQKPKNKKQEIQPTKKHLLQLMLAGTSLGLTSVFYYLCVNYINVSIAIVLLMQTVWMGVLLEWFLEKKAPSKQKIIAVLIVLLGTILATNILNSEIAIDWRGLVFGFLAAASFTTTMLTANKVAVGVNNAKRSLYMLIGGAFIIAIFTLISQHTPFNFEIFFKWGILVALFGTIIPPLLMNAGFPITGIGLGSIVSSLELPVSVSMAFFILNDSVVFSQWIGILLIIAAIVIMNIKWKK from the coding sequence ATGTCAAACAACAATTTAATTAAAGGAGTTGCGCTTGTAGGTTTAGGAGCAACCAGTTACGGAATGCTTGCAACATTTGTAAAATTAGCTTACAAAGAAAATTTTACAACTGCAGAAGTTACTGTTGCTCAATTTGTTTACGGTATAATTGGTATTTTAATCATTATGCTTTTGCAAAAACCAAAAAATAAAAAGCAAGAAATTCAACCTACAAAAAAGCATCTTTTACAATTAATGTTGGCAGGAACTTCATTAGGTTTAACAAGTGTTTTTTACTATTTGTGTGTAAATTACATCAATGTTTCTATTGCTATTGTATTATTAATGCAAACCGTTTGGATGGGTGTTTTATTAGAATGGTTTTTAGAGAAAAAAGCTCCTTCAAAACAAAAAATTATTGCTGTTTTAATAGTTTTACTTGGAACCATTTTAGCAACAAATATTCTAAATAGTGAAATTGCAATTGACTGGAGAGGATTAGTTTTCGGATTTTTAGCTGCAGCTTCATTTACAACTACAATGCTTACTGCAAATAAGGTTGCTGTGGGAGTTAACAATGCAAAAAGAAGTTTGTATATGTTAATTGGTGGTGCATTTATTATTGCCATTTTTACGCTTATCTCTCAACATACACCATTTAATTTTGAAATATTCTTCAAATGGGGAATTTTAGTAGCTTTATTTGGAACTATAATTCCTCCTCTTTTAATGAATGCTGGTTTTCCTATAACAGGAATTGGTTTAGGAAGTATTGTATCTTCGTTAGAATTACCTGTTTCTGTTTCTATGGCATTTTTCATCTTAAATGATTCTGTAGTGTTTTCTCAATGGATAGGCATCTTGTTAATAATTGCTGCTATTGTGATTATGAATATTAAATGGAAAAAATAA
- a CDS encoding DUF2721 domain-containing protein, with the protein MTLSLETPALLFSATSLILLAYTNRFLTIAQIVRGLKKNYDEEHNKSILLEIKNLNLRLILIRYMQLFGVLCLFVSVFAMLMLFINQQLAGIYLFGLSMLCLLVSLGLSMWEISISVRALRIHLEDLK; encoded by the coding sequence ATGACATTATCACTAGAAACACCAGCATTATTATTTTCGGCAACTTCGTTGATATTATTAGCTTATACAAACAGATTTTTAACAATTGCTCAAATAGTTAGAGGTTTAAAGAAAAACTACGATGAAGAACATAATAAAAGTATTCTATTAGAAATTAAAAACTTAAACTTAAGACTAATTTTAATTCGCTATATGCAATTATTTGGAGTATTGTGTTTGTTTGTTTCGGTATTTGCCATGCTCATGCTATTCATCAATCAACAATTAGCAGGAATTTATTTATTTGGTTTATCAATGCTGTGTCTTTTAGTTTCACTTGGTCTATCAATGTGGGAAATTAGTATTTCTGTAAGAGCTTTAAGAATTCATCTTGAAGATTTAAAGTAA
- a CDS encoding GNAT family N-acetyltransferase has translation MNLQPILSNEEIILIPLVNEDFEALYYIASDKLLWEQHPNNDRYKKEVFEDFFKKAIESKGAFTIYEKTTNKIVGSTRFYDLEQESKSVFIGFTFIDRKFWGSSLNGKVKKLMIDYAFQFVDRVKFHVGETNYRSQKAVEKLGALKIGTIQKENSEIVNWIYELKKTL, from the coding sequence ATGAATTTACAACCAATACTTTCGAACGAAGAAATTATTTTAATTCCTTTAGTTAATGAAGATTTTGAAGCTTTATATTATATTGCATCAGACAAATTGCTTTGGGAACAACATCCAAACAATGATCGTTATAAAAAAGAAGTTTTTGAAGATTTTTTCAAGAAAGCAATTGAGTCAAAAGGTGCTTTTACTATTTACGAAAAGACAACAAATAAAATTGTAGGCTCAACAAGGTTTTATGATTTAGAACAAGAATCAAAATCTGTTTTTATAGGTTTTACTTTTATCGATAGAAAATTTTGGGGTTCTTCTTTAAATGGAAAAGTAAAAAAATTAATGATTGATTATGCTTTCCAATTTGTTGATCGTGTTAAATTTCATGTTGGTGAAACAAATTACCGTTCCCAAAAAGCAGTGGAAAAACTTGGCGCTCTAAAAATTGGAACAATTCAAAAAGAAAATTCAGAAATTGTAAATTGGATTTACGAACTAAAGAAAACATTATGA
- a CDS encoding TolB family protein has product MRKIKIVLLLNLFSIIAFSQQNENPSIAFDFLKGFQNVRDITLSKNQNEVYFTIQSPLENISKIAFSKKVNNNWTQPELVPFTSAFRDIEPFLSFDELRLYFASNRPLSEEETNNKDYDIWYVERKNITSSWSKPINIGHPINTDKDEFYPSVAKNGNLYFTSENDKSLGKDDIFVSLYLDGKFGEPQNIGTNINTEGYEFNAFVSPDESFLIFTGYNREDGNGSGDLYISYNVNGKWSLAKNLSNKINSKQMDYCPFYDATTKTLYFTSKRNNTNDSKFDTINEFVKEITKSENGLSRVYKYKITL; this is encoded by the coding sequence ATGAGAAAAATAAAAATCGTCCTACTTTTAAATTTATTTTCAATAATTGCATTTAGTCAACAAAATGAAAATCCTTCAATCGCATTTGATTTTTTAAAAGGATTTCAAAATGTTCGAGATATTACACTCTCAAAAAATCAAAATGAAGTATATTTTACCATCCAAAGTCCACTTGAAAATATTTCTAAAATTGCATTTTCTAAAAAAGTAAATAACAATTGGACCCAACCAGAACTCGTTCCATTTACAAGTGCTTTTAGAGATATTGAACCTTTTTTATCTTTCGATGAATTACGCTTATATTTTGCTTCTAATCGTCCTTTAAGCGAAGAAGAAACAAATAATAAAGATTACGATATTTGGTATGTTGAACGCAAAAACATTACTTCAAGTTGGTCTAAACCAATAAATATTGGACACCCAATCAATACTGACAAAGATGAGTTTTATCCATCCGTTGCTAAAAACGGAAATTTATATTTTACTTCTGAAAATGATAAATCATTAGGAAAAGATGACATTTTTGTAAGCTTATATTTAGATGGAAAATTTGGCGAACCTCAAAATATTGGAACAAACATTAATACCGAAGGTTATGAATTCAATGCATTTGTTTCTCCTGACGAAAGTTTTTTAATTTTTACAGGTTATAATCGTGAAGACGGAAATGGAAGCGGAGATCTTTACATTAGTTATAATGTAAACGGAAAATGGAGTTTAGCAAAAAATTTATCGAACAAAATTAATTCGAAACAAATGGATTATTGTCCGTTTTATGATGCTACAACTAAAACACTTTATTTTACAAGTAAAAGAAATAACACAAATGATAGTAAATTTGACACTATAAATGAATTTGTAAAAGAAATTACAAAATCTGAAAATGGCTTAAGCCGTGTTTATAAGTACAAAATAACTTTGTAA
- the trhA gene encoding PAQR family membrane homeostasis protein TrhA, with protein sequence MKLKINNKEEFLNTVSHAAGIVLGIVGLVFLLLKDRELNSFSTMSIWIYGFCVIALYTASTVYHAISHEVKKQKARIFDHIGIFLLIAGTYTPICLVTLEETSGWMLFFIVWSIATVGLVMKLFLTGKVEKLSLFLYLGMGWLVVAQAKELIHLLSVESLVFMAIGGALYTLGTIFYASKRIPYGHFIWHLFVLGGSISHYFMIYTIV encoded by the coding sequence ATGAAGTTGAAAATAAATAATAAAGAAGAGTTTTTAAACACAGTTTCGCACGCTGCCGGAATTGTTCTAGGAATTGTAGGTTTGGTTTTTCTTTTACTTAAAGATAGAGAACTCAATAGTTTTAGCACCATGAGTATTTGGATTTATGGTTTTTGTGTGATTGCCTTATATACGGCTTCTACAGTGTATCACGCCATTTCTCACGAAGTTAAAAAACAAAAAGCACGAATTTTTGATCATATTGGGATTTTCTTACTTATAGCCGGAACGTACACGCCCATTTGTTTAGTTACTTTGGAAGAAACTTCGGGATGGATGCTGTTTTTTATTGTGTGGAGTATTGCTACTGTTGGCTTAGTTATGAAATTGTTTTTAACCGGAAAAGTCGAAAAGCTGTCTTTGTTTCTTTATTTAGGAATGGGATGGTTGGTGGTAGCCCAAGCTAAAGAATTGATTCATTTGCTTTCTGTGGAAAGTTTAGTGTTTATGGCAATTGGCGGCGCTTTATACACTTTGGGAACTATATTTTATGCTTCTAAACGAATTCCTTACGGACATTTTATTTGGCATTTGTTTGTTTTAGGTGGAAGCATTTCGCACTACTTTATGATTTACACTATTGTTTAA
- the htpG gene encoding molecular chaperone HtpG: MSSGKINVSVENIFPLIKKFLYSDHEIFLRELVSNATDATLKLKHLTSIGEAKVEYGNPVIEVKIDKDGKKLHIIDQGLGMTAEEVEKYINQIAFSGAEEFLEKYKDSAKDSGVIGHFGLGFYSAFMVASKVEIITKSFKDEPAAHWTCDGSPEFTLETADKTERGTEIVLHIAEDSLEFLEEGKIRELLTKYNKFMPIPIKFGTKKEALPRPENAGDDYKTEYVEVDNIINNPNPAWTKQPSDLSDEDYKNFYRELYPMQFDEPLFNIHLNVDYPFNLTGILYFPKLSNDLQIQKDKIQLYQNQVFVTDNVEGIVPEFLTMLKGVIDSPDIPLNVSRSYLQADGNVKKISNYITRKVSDKLKSLFNENRADFEQKWNDIKIVLEFGMLSEAKFYEKAGDFALYPTTENKYYTLAELKEALAPTQTDKDGNLVVLYASNVELQHSYIEAAKEKGYEVLLLDSPIVSHLIQKLETDNEKLSFVRVDADHVDNLIKKEEEQISRLSEDEKTKLKEVIEVVVPKEKYSVQLESMDSKAAPFIITQPEFMRRMKEMSATGGGGMFGMGNFPEMYNLVVNTNSDLATSILNVENETEKSALVKQALDLAKLSQGLLKGEELTAFVKRSFETLK, encoded by the coding sequence ATGTCAAGTGGAAAAATTAACGTTTCAGTAGAAAACATCTTTCCTTTAATCAAGAAATTTTTATACAGCGACCACGAAATTTTTCTTCGTGAACTAGTTTCAAATGCTACCGATGCTACTTTAAAATTAAAACATTTAACCAGCATTGGCGAAGCAAAAGTAGAATATGGCAATCCTGTAATTGAAGTTAAAATTGATAAGGACGGAAAAAAACTTCACATTATCGATCAAGGTCTAGGAATGACTGCCGAAGAAGTGGAAAAATACATCAACCAAATTGCTTTTTCAGGTGCCGAAGAATTTTTAGAAAAATATAAAGACTCTGCCAAAGATTCAGGTGTAATTGGTCACTTTGGTTTAGGATTTTACTCTGCTTTTATGGTTGCAAGTAAAGTTGAAATCATCACCAAATCTTTCAAAGACGAGCCAGCAGCACACTGGACTTGCGACGGAAGCCCAGAATTTACACTAGAAACTGCCGATAAAACAGAACGCGGAACAGAAATCGTGCTTCACATTGCAGAAGATTCGTTAGAATTTTTAGAAGAAGGTAAAATTCGTGAATTATTGACTAAGTATAATAAATTCATGCCTATTCCAATTAAATTTGGCACTAAAAAAGAAGCGTTACCAAGACCTGAAAACGCAGGCGATGATTATAAAACTGAATATGTTGAAGTAGACAACATCATCAATAATCCAAATCCGGCTTGGACGAAACAACCTTCTGATTTATCGGATGAAGATTATAAAAACTTTTACCGCGAATTGTATCCAATGCAATTTGACGAACCATTATTCAACATTCATTTAAACGTTGATTATCCGTTCAATTTAACTGGAATTTTGTATTTCCCTAAATTATCGAATGATTTACAAATTCAGAAAGATAAAATCCAGTTGTACCAAAATCAAGTTTTTGTAACCGATAATGTAGAAGGAATTGTTCCAGAATTCTTAACGATGTTAAAAGGTGTAATCGATTCGCCAGATATTCCGTTGAACGTTTCTCGTTCGTATTTACAAGCGGATGGAAATGTGAAAAAGATTTCGAATTATATTACGCGTAAAGTTTCGGATAAATTAAAATCGCTTTTCAACGAAAATAGAGCAGATTTTGAACAAAAATGGAACGACATTAAAATTGTTTTGGAATTCGGAATGCTTTCAGAAGCTAAATTCTACGAAAAAGCAGGCGATTTTGCATTGTATCCTACAACCGAAAATAAATATTATACGCTTGCCGAATTAAAAGAAGCTTTGGCTCCAACACAAACCGACAAAGACGGAAATTTAGTTGTATTATATGCTTCTAACGTAGAATTACAACACAGTTATATTGAAGCAGCAAAAGAGAAAGGTTACGAAGTTTTATTATTAGATTCGCCAATTGTTTCGCACCTAATTCAAAAATTGGAAACAGATAACGAAAAGCTCTCATTTGTTCGTGTGGATGCAGATCACGTTGACAATTTGATTAAGAAAGAAGAAGAACAAATTTCAAGACTTTCAGAAGACGAAAAAACAAAACTGAAAGAAGTGATTGAAGTTGTGGTTCCAAAAGAAAAATACAGCGTTCAATTAGAATCAATGGATAGTAAAGCAGCTCCGTTTATCATTACACAACCGGAATTTATGCGAAGAATGAAAGAAATGAGCGCAACTGGCGGCGGCGGAATGTTTGGAATGGGCAACTTCCCGGAAATGTACAATTTGGTGGTGAATACCAATTCTGATTTGGCTACTTCTATCTTAAACGTAGAAAATGAAACTGAAAAATCGGCTTTAGTAAAACAAGCATTAGATTTAGCAAAATTATCTCAAGGTTTATTAAAAGGTGAAGAATTAACCGCTTTTGTAAAACGTAGTTTTGAAACTTTAAAATAA